The DNA segment AAGATAGATCTCATAGTGCGTGGAATTTGCTGTTTAAGACCTGGTATAGTTGGCAAAAGCGAAAACATAAGAGTGCGTTCAATCGTCGGAAAATACCTAGAACACGCTAGAATTTTATATTTTAAACACTCAGAACCAAGAGTTTATATCTCAAGTGCTGACTGGATGCCACGAAATTTAGAAAGACGACTTGAGCTTATGAGTCCTATATTTGAAAGGCGTTTACAAGATAGATTACTAGAGGTGCTAGAGCTTCAGCTAAATGATAATGAACTAGCATTTGAACTAGATAGCTCAGGCGAATATACAAAGGTTAAAAGCGGACAAAAAGTAATCAATAGTCACGAAATTTTAGAAAACTATATGAATAAAATTTACAAATCACTAAAAAAAGATACAGATAAAGCAAAAGTTGATCTTGTGGCAACTAAATTTCTAAAAGAAGGATAAAAAGTGGCGCAGCGGACGGGGCTCGAACCCGCGACCTCCGCCGTGACAGGGCGGCATTCTAACCAACTGAACTACCGCTGCACCGAAAAAAGTTAAGTAAGCACTTACGGTGGCTAATCACCTAAATATTACGCGAAAGCGTGATGGTGGTCGCTATAAGACTCGAACTTATGACATCCACCTTGTAAGGGTGGCGCTCTACCAACTGAGCTAAGCGACCTAACCTACTTAATAATGGCGACCCTTAGAGGATTTGAACCTCTGTTTCTACATAGAGAAAGTAGAGTCCTGAGCCACTAGACGAAAGGGTCATAAAAACCCAAAAAGTGGTGTCCTGTGCTGGATTCGAACCAGCGGCCCCCTCATTAAAAGTGAGATGCTCTACCTGCTGAGCTAACAAGACAGAAGTGGCGCAGCGGACGGGGCTCGAACCCGCGACCTCCGCCGTGACAGGGCGGCATTCTAACCAACTGAACTACCGCTGCACCGAAAAAAGTTAAGTAAGCACTTACGGTGGCTAATCACCTAAATATTACGCGAAAGCGTGATGGTGGTCGCTATAAGACTCGAACTTATGACATCCACCTTGTAAGGGTGGCGCTCTACCAACTGAGCTAAGCGACCTAACCTACTTAATAATGGCGACCCTTAGAGGATTTGAACCTCTGTTTCTACATAGAGAAAGTAGAGTCCTGAGCCACTAGACGAAAGGGTCATAAAAACCCAAAAAGTGGTGTCCTGTGCTGGATTCGAACCAGCGGCCCCCTCATTAAAAGTGAGATGCTCTACCTGCTGAGCTAACAAGACAAAATAAACAAAATTGAAGTTGGGATTATACAAAAAAGTTTAGCTTTTGTCAAGTTTTTTACAAAACTAACAAAAATAAATTTAATAAAATCATGGTAGTGACTATTTTATCCTTATCAAAGAAAAGTTTATATATAATTTAAACGATAAATTTACGAAAAAATCATAATTTATTCAAAAGGCTTTTTATGCATACTAGCACAGATGTTTTTGTTTGGGGCAAGGAATTTGAAACAAATGTAAAAAAGATAGACTCTGATCACAGATATCTCATAGAGCTTATAAATTCCCTAGGTAGAAAACTCTCTATGGTAAAGGTTACGATAGATGACATTGATCCAATTTTTAAAGAGCTTGTTGGTTATTCAAGGTATCACTTTGCTGGAGAAGAAGCGATAATGAAAAATGCTGGTGTTGATATACGCCACATAAAAGAGCATGTTCAAGCACACAAAAATTTCATCGAAGAGGTAACATCGCAGTATAAAAGCATAAACATTCAAAATATACAAAAAAGCGCGAAGTCCCTGCTTGATTTTTTAGTTCAGTGGCTTACATTTCACATACTTGGCATAGATAAAAATTTAACCGCCCAAATAAGGCTCATAGAGTCAGGATACTCTCCAGAAGACGCATTTGTCGAGATTAACGGCATAAATCACGAGCAAATAGATACGCTAGTTAAGTCATTTAATGGAATTTTTGGAGTATTAATGAGATATAACGATGAGCTTTTGACGCTTAAAAAATCTCTTGAGGACACAGTCGAGCAGAGGACAAAAGAGCTAAAAGAGGCAAATTTAGAGTTAGAAAAGGTAAATAAAAAGCTAGAACACATAGCGATGACTGATCAACTAACCGGACTAGCTAACAGGCATAAAATGCTAAACGAGCTTGATAATTGCTGGCAAAATTTCAAACAAAATGGGATTAAATTTTCATTTTTAATGTTTGACCTTGATAATTTTAAAATCATTAATGATACCTTTGGTCATGATGCAGGAGATAAGATATTAAATATATTTTCACAAGCATTATTGCACAATGTAAGAACCGATGATGTTGTGTGTAGAATGGGCGGAGATGAGTTTTTGATAGTCTGTCCAAATACAGATAAAAATGGAGCAAAGATAATTGCTGATAAGATTTATCAAAGTATAGAAAATTTATTTGTAGAATTTGGCAAAAGCGGATGGCATGGATCTGCGAGCAT comes from the Campylobacter mucosalis genome and includes:
- a CDS encoding GGDEF domain-containing protein, whose amino-acid sequence is MHTSTDVFVWGKEFETNVKKIDSDHRYLIELINSLGRKLSMVKVTIDDIDPIFKELVGYSRYHFAGEEAIMKNAGVDIRHIKEHVQAHKNFIEEVTSQYKSINIQNIQKSAKSLLDFLVQWLTFHILGIDKNLTAQIRLIESGYSPEDAFVEINGINHEQIDTLVKSFNGIFGVLMRYNDELLTLKKSLEDTVEQRTKELKEANLELEKVNKKLEHIAMTDQLTGLANRHKMLNELDNCWQNFKQNGIKFSFLMFDLDNFKIINDTFGHDAGDKILNIFSQALLHNVRTDDVVCRMGGDEFLIVCPNTDKNGAKIIADKIYQSIENLFVEFGKSGWHGSASIGVACVDETMSSKEDMIKKVDNAMYKAKQNGKNQIFIHDSN